One genomic window of Pecten maximus chromosome 3, xPecMax1.1, whole genome shotgun sequence includes the following:
- the LOC117323390 gene encoding spermatogenesis-associated protein 17-like isoform X2 translates to MAAMVRLHRQTDQIVEESYQRKNEAENQREREFIASLKIQAWFRGSRTRSYITHLNHSANIIQKRWRGYLGRRYFRILVKNSVLIMKLNHYNEKATKIQKMWRGYYVRKYVFNYFSRKRYLEALQIKNEIVRSELEEYAEQQEQIAHKKMEEEEVKHREHQARKYHYLISTEVIPGIFNSPFLPYPSEKEYILRSVKPLVHKKKRPDQDPYDPVCRSYDLPKPKQLPPLSQKPQGPFRDPVDVQKQRYKPFQQTLRVSTSFTALEEARQAMKAEEWVTRLNDNIFVPFSKKDQKYEPMLHTTSQYGHLPFGTHFYREEFLDKHVVSQTPPEMMEIQ, encoded by the exons atgGCGGCAATGGTGAGGCTCCATCGCCAAACCGACCAAATTGTCGAGGAGTCTTATCAACGGAAAAA TGAAGCTGAAAATCAACGTGAAAGGGAATTCATTGCTTCCCTGAAAATACAGGCATGGTTCAGAGGATCGAGAACAAGATCTTATATAAC GCATCTAAATCATAGTGCCAATATAATTCAAAAACGATGGCGAGGGTATCTTGGGCGTCGTTACTTCAGAATCCTGGTTAAG aacaGCGTACTTATAATGAAGCTGAATCACTACAATGAGAAGGCAACAAAG ATTCAGAAGATGTGGCGAGGATATTATGTGAGGAAATATGTGTTTAACTACTTCAGCAGAAAGAGATATCTGGAAGCCCTACAAATCAAAAATGAGATTGTCAG GAGTGAGTTGGAGGAGTATGCTGAACAACAGGAGCAGATAGCACACAAGAAGATGGAGGAAGAGGAAGTCAAGCACAGGGAACACCAGGCACGCAAGTACCACTACCTGATCAGTACAGAGGTCATCCCTGGCATCTTCAACTCACCCTTCTTACC GTATCCTTCAGAAAAAGAATACATCTTGAGGAGTGTTAAACCTTTAGTACACAAAAAGAAACGACCTGATCAGGACCCGTATGATCCAGTGTGCCGAAGTTACGATCTCCCGAAACCAAAGCAGTTACCTCCCCTCTCACAAAAACCACAG ggACCATTCCGAGACCCTGTCGATGTACAGAAGCAACGCTACAAGCCATTCCAGCAGACGTTGCGTGTATCAACATCATTTACCGCCCTGGAGGAGGCCAGACAGGCCATGAAGGCAGAGGAGTGGGTTACCCGACTCAACGACAACAT ATTTGTGCCGTTCTCTAAAAAGGATCAGAAATACGAGCCAATGCTGCACACAACATCACAATACGGACATCTGCCCTTTGGCACCCATTTCTACCGTGAGGAATTCCTGGACAAACATGTCGTTTCACAG ACACCGCCAGAAATGATGGAGATACAATGA
- the LOC117323390 gene encoding spermatogenesis-associated protein 17-like isoform X1: MAAMVRLHRQTDQIVEESYQRKNEAENQREREFIASLKIQAWFRGSRTRSYITHLNHSANIIQKRWRGYLGRRYFRILVKNSVLIMKLNHYNEKATKIQKMWRGYYVRKYVFNYFSRKRYLEALQIKNEIVRSELEEYAEQQEQIAHKKMEEEEVKHREHQARKYHYLISTEVIPGIFNSPFLPYPSEKEYILRSVKPLVHKKKRPDQDPYDPVCRSYDLPKPKQLPPLSQKPQGPFRDPVDVQKQRYKPFQQTLRVSTSFTALEEARQAMKAEEWVTRLNDNIFVPFSKKDQKYEPMLHTTSQYGHLPFGTHFYREEFLDKHVVSQPFKILVPPIPIFDKLNDTYSQGQV; the protein is encoded by the exons atgGCGGCAATGGTGAGGCTCCATCGCCAAACCGACCAAATTGTCGAGGAGTCTTATCAACGGAAAAA TGAAGCTGAAAATCAACGTGAAAGGGAATTCATTGCTTCCCTGAAAATACAGGCATGGTTCAGAGGATCGAGAACAAGATCTTATATAAC GCATCTAAATCATAGTGCCAATATAATTCAAAAACGATGGCGAGGGTATCTTGGGCGTCGTTACTTCAGAATCCTGGTTAAG aacaGCGTACTTATAATGAAGCTGAATCACTACAATGAGAAGGCAACAAAG ATTCAGAAGATGTGGCGAGGATATTATGTGAGGAAATATGTGTTTAACTACTTCAGCAGAAAGAGATATCTGGAAGCCCTACAAATCAAAAATGAGATTGTCAG GAGTGAGTTGGAGGAGTATGCTGAACAACAGGAGCAGATAGCACACAAGAAGATGGAGGAAGAGGAAGTCAAGCACAGGGAACACCAGGCACGCAAGTACCACTACCTGATCAGTACAGAGGTCATCCCTGGCATCTTCAACTCACCCTTCTTACC GTATCCTTCAGAAAAAGAATACATCTTGAGGAGTGTTAAACCTTTAGTACACAAAAAGAAACGACCTGATCAGGACCCGTATGATCCAGTGTGCCGAAGTTACGATCTCCCGAAACCAAAGCAGTTACCTCCCCTCTCACAAAAACCACAG ggACCATTCCGAGACCCTGTCGATGTACAGAAGCAACGCTACAAGCCATTCCAGCAGACGTTGCGTGTATCAACATCATTTACCGCCCTGGAGGAGGCCAGACAGGCCATGAAGGCAGAGGAGTGGGTTACCCGACTCAACGACAACAT ATTTGTGCCGTTCTCTAAAAAGGATCAGAAATACGAGCCAATGCTGCACACAACATCACAATACGGACATCTGCCCTTTGGCACCCATTTCTACCGTGAGGAATTCCTGGACAAACATGTCGTTTCACAG